A genomic segment from uncultured Methanobrevibacter sp. encodes:
- a CDS encoding aldo/keto reductase, with protein MEYKSKFGFGCMRLPQTDANDPTKIDQELFNEMVDLYMEKGFNYFDTSFAYHNGVSEVAMKKAIVDKYPRESYQICDKMPTWALTSEEDNDKFVNTMLERLGIDYFDVFFVHNINVPWLKLAEEHNTFEYVKNMKEKGITKKIGISFHDNSDLLEKFLDKYADILDIVQLELNYLDWEDPAIEAHKCYDLCVKHGLDVYVMEPLKGGVIVNQPESINDDFKSFNPDKSIASFAMRFCASLEHVKMVLSGMNKMEDLLDNIDTFENFEPLSEEEHMFLLEEADKLRGNLAVPCSECGYCLKACPLEIPIPEYFRLYNHHSVQKQSNIYRLYYDKLGEEKVPASDCTQCETCIDYCTQKINIPEKLEEVCEHFQEGFSPYG; from the coding sequence ATGGAATATAAATCAAAATTTGGATTTGGATGCATGAGATTGCCTCAAACTGATGCAAATGACCCTACTAAAATTGACCAGGAATTATTTAATGAAATGGTAGACCTTTATATGGAAAAAGGATTCAACTACTTTGATACCTCATTTGCTTATCATAATGGAGTTAGTGAAGTTGCAATGAAAAAAGCAATAGTTGATAAATATCCTCGTGAATCCTACCAAATATGTGATAAAATGCCTACATGGGCATTGACAAGTGAAGAAGATAACGATAAATTTGTTAATACCATGCTTGAAAGGCTTGGAATTGACTATTTTGACGTATTTTTTGTACATAATATCAATGTTCCATGGTTAAAGTTAGCTGAAGAGCACAATACCTTTGAATATGTAAAGAACATGAAAGAAAAAGGCATAACTAAGAAAATAGGTATAAGTTTCCATGACAACTCTGATTTGCTTGAGAAATTCCTTGATAAGTATGCAGATATTCTTGATATAGTCCAATTGGAACTTAATTACTTGGATTGGGAAGATCCAGCTATTGAAGCTCACAAATGCTATGATTTATGTGTAAAGCACGGTCTTGACGTTTATGTTATGGAACCACTTAAAGGTGGTGTAATTGTAAATCAGCCAGAAAGCATCAATGATGATTTTAAGTCATTCAATCCAGATAAGTCTATTGCAAGCTTTGCAATGAGGTTCTGCGCTTCATTGGAACATGTAAAAATGGTTTTAAGTGGAATGAATAAGATGGAAGATTTATTGGATAATATAGATACCTTTGAAAACTTTGAGCCATTAAGCGAAGAGGAACATATGTTCTTATTAGAAGAAGCAGATAAATTAAGGGGAAATCTTGCTGTACCATGCAGTGAATGCGGCTATTGCCTTAAAGCTTGTCCATTGGAAATCCCAATTCCAGAGTATTTCAGATTATATAATCATCATAGTGTACAGAAACAGTCCAATATATACAGATTGTATTATGATAAATTAGGTGAAGAAAAGGTTCCTGCAAGTGATTGCACCCAATGTGAAACCTGCATTGATTACTGTACACAAAAAATAAACATTCCAGAAAAGTTAGAAGAAGTATGTGAGCATTTCCAAGAAGGATTCAGCCCTTATGGATAA
- a CDS encoding M42 family metallopeptidase — protein sequence MSFEKEIKLVEELCMTPGISGHEEKIAEIIKRELKDVADDIETDLMGNVIATKKGSSKKGPKVMLAAHMDEIGLMVRYIDDNGYIKFSTIGGINDQMLMNQTVVIHSKNGDLTGVIGSKPPHVTKPEERKKVVPYDEMFIDIGAKDKEQAEEMVSIGDPITFKSWFEAFPNNLVMCKALDNRLGCYVMMEVLKRVDSKATVYGVGTTQEEVGLKGAKVTSYKLNPDMAFALDVTLSGDHPGIKPEEAPVVIGKGPAVIMIDASGRGIITPKIIRDLLIGTGEKEEIPFQLEVSDGGTTDGTAIHLTREGIPTGVLSVPTRYIHTTVSVASMEDVENTIQLIVAAINSLE from the coding sequence ATGTCTTTTGAAAAAGAAATTAAATTAGTAGAAGAACTCTGTATGACTCCAGGTATTTCTGGACATGAAGAAAAGATTGCAGAGATTATTAAAAGAGAATTAAAAGATGTAGCTGATGATATTGAGACAGATTTAATGGGTAATGTAATAGCTACTAAAAAAGGTTCCTCTAAAAAAGGGCCAAAAGTTATGCTTGCAGCTCATATGGATGAAATTGGATTGATGGTAAGATATATTGATGATAACGGTTACATAAAATTCTCAACCATTGGTGGAATAAATGACCAAATGCTAATGAATCAAACTGTTGTAATTCACTCTAAAAATGGCGATTTAACTGGTGTGATCGGTTCTAAACCACCTCATGTCACTAAACCTGAAGAGCGTAAGAAAGTTGTTCCTTACGATGAAATGTTTATTGACATTGGAGCAAAGGACAAGGAACAGGCTGAAGAAATGGTTTCCATTGGAGATCCAATCACTTTCAAATCATGGTTTGAAGCATTCCCTAATAACTTGGTAATGTGTAAGGCATTGGATAATCGTCTCGGATGCTATGTGATGATGGAAGTTTTAAAAAGAGTAGACTCCAAAGCAACCGTTTATGGTGTTGGAACAACTCAAGAAGAAGTAGGATTGAAAGGAGCTAAAGTAACTTCCTATAAATTAAACCCTGATATGGCATTTGCTTTAGATGTAACATTATCAGGTGACCATCCAGGAATCAAACCAGAAGAAGCGCCTGTAGTCATTGGAAAAGGACCTGCTGTAATCATGATTGATGCAAGTGGAAGAGGAATCATCACTCCTAAAATCATTAGAGACTTATTGATTGGCACTGGAGAAAAAGAAGAAATTCCATTCCAACTTGAAGTAAGTGATGGTGGTACTACTGATGGTACAGCTATTCACCTTACTAGAGAAGGTATTCCAACAGGTGTTTTATCTGTTCCAACCAGATACATTCACACAACTGTTAGTGTAGCTAGCATGGAAGATGTTGAAAACACTATCCAGTTGATTGTAGCTGCTATTAACAGTTTAGAATAA
- a CDS encoding DEAD/DEAH box helicase, whose protein sequence is MTSMAKDKDEMENIDKFKNDIRFRKKIEHVETIPAKEASYKKVDKLEKKILCYLEEREIKLYKHQALAIEKSREDKNIIITTPTASGKTLSFNLPVLEELIKDNDACALYIYPAKALSYDQLKVLRKFDDELDLDIHPNPYDGDTPKAKRYKIRQESRVILTNPYQIHLILQWHHQWERFYSNLKYIVIDEAHYYKGIFGSNVAFLIRRLKRIANFYGSNPKFILSSATLANPLELAEKLTGEEFELIDEDSSPSGEKDFILYNPYKKLPVHSDDENLSIHQETERIFLYLLLKDIQTLCFTSSRKIAELIALWTKRDMEHTKKRYVDRISAYRAGYLAEDRREIEDGLKSRKYLGVTSTNALELGIDVGSLDAVIISGFPGSMISTWQQGGRSGRGNQKSLVILVAFENQLDQYFMKNPEFFFDKPHENVVIDLNNEKLLNNHIICAANELPLAPEEIEEVFDVDEDFIDNIVQNRDLRKSAGLYIYPYDDNPAFEFSLDQISNEIFSVMNGNNLIEKIERSQMYREAHEGAILINKGQTYIVTDVDFNTHIIDVIKRDVNAHTIALKRTQTKIIKKIKKVKIGDFTVHYGELEVEEDYYKYKRMEFSKTIGTYILDLPPLKFKTKGLWFTIPDSVKETLEERFKNESEVFAGGLHGAEHALIGLFPLHVMCDRFDIGGLSTNYHEDTQEASIFIYDAYEGGIGICEKAIDVFSKLTSSTRNLLKTCECENGCPSCIYSPKCGNDNKPLHKKATEFILDYMWEEMNKLSPEELSALENQDVEDNISYNETYYNQKDKRNAHNYYSNESFEEDMLESEDKSEDNKETNPLDEAYADALEEFNKGNYSIAKEILTNIIIKEDSADAYYLIGKILYEQDDKLGALSFVKKAISIDPGHEDANEFLLKLKH, encoded by the coding sequence ATGACAAGTATGGCTAAAGACAAAGACGAGATGGAAAATATCGACAAGTTTAAAAACGATATCCGTTTTAGAAAAAAAATTGAGCATGTCGAGACCATTCCTGCAAAAGAGGCTAGCTATAAAAAGGTGGATAAATTAGAGAAAAAGATATTATGCTACCTTGAGGAAAGGGAAATAAAGCTATATAAACACCAGGCTTTAGCTATTGAAAAATCCAGAGAGGATAAGAACATAATCATTACAACACCTACTGCAAGCGGAAAAACATTATCCTTCAATTTGCCAGTATTGGAAGAGCTCATTAAGGATAATGATGCTTGTGCATTATACATTTATCCTGCAAAGGCATTGTCTTACGATCAATTGAAGGTTTTAAGGAAATTTGATGATGAATTGGACCTTGACATTCATCCAAATCCTTATGATGGAGACACTCCAAAGGCAAAAAGGTATAAGATAAGACAAGAATCACGGGTCATTCTTACAAATCCCTATCAAATCCATTTGATCTTGCAATGGCATCATCAATGGGAACGCTTCTATTCAAATCTAAAGTATATTGTTATTGATGAAGCCCATTATTACAAAGGAATATTCGGTTCAAATGTTGCATTCCTAATCAGAAGACTAAAGAGAATTGCCAATTTTTATGGTTCAAATCCTAAATTTATATTGTCTTCTGCAACACTTGCTAATCCTTTAGAGCTCGCAGAAAAGCTGACTGGAGAGGAATTTGAATTGATAGATGAAGACAGTTCACCAAGTGGTGAGAAAGACTTTATCCTATATAATCCATATAAGAAATTGCCAGTGCATTCTGATGATGAAAATCTCTCCATACACCAGGAAACTGAAAGGATTTTCCTTTATTTGCTACTCAAAGACATACAAACATTATGCTTCACATCAAGCAGAAAGATTGCAGAATTAATTGCATTATGGACAAAAAGGGATATGGAGCATACTAAAAAACGCTATGTGGATAGGATTTCAGCTTATAGGGCAGGATATTTAGCAGAAGATAGAAGAGAAATAGAAGATGGCCTTAAATCAAGAAAATATTTGGGAGTCACTTCTACAAATGCACTTGAGTTAGGTATAGATGTAGGCAGCCTTGATGCTGTTATCATTTCAGGATTCCCTGGCTCCATGATTTCAACATGGCAACAAGGAGGAAGATCGGGTAGAGGGAATCAAAAATCCCTTGTTATCTTGGTTGCTTTTGAAAACCAATTAGACCAATACTTTATGAAAAACCCTGAATTCTTCTTTGACAAACCTCATGAAAACGTTGTAATCGATTTAAATAATGAAAAGCTATTGAATAATCATATTATCTGTGCTGCTAATGAATTGCCTCTTGCTCCAGAAGAGATTGAAGAGGTGTTTGATGTTGATGAAGATTTCATAGATAATATTGTTCAAAATAGAGACTTGAGAAAGAGTGCTGGACTTTACATTTATCCATATGACGATAATCCTGCATTTGAATTTTCACTTGACCAGATTTCCAATGAAATATTCAGCGTAATGAATGGAAATAATCTGATTGAAAAGATTGAAAGGTCACAAATGTATAGGGAAGCTCATGAAGGAGCTATCTTAATCAATAAAGGCCAGACATACATTGTAACTGATGTTGACTTCAATACTCATATTATAGATGTGATTAAAAGGGATGTTAATGCACATACTATTGCACTTAAGAGAACTCAAACAAAAATCATTAAAAAGATCAAAAAGGTTAAAATCGGAGATTTCACAGTTCATTATGGAGAGCTTGAAGTAGAGGAAGATTATTACAAATACAAAAGAATGGAGTTTTCAAAGACAATTGGAACATACATTCTAGACTTGCCTCCATTGAAATTCAAGACAAAAGGATTATGGTTTACCATACCAGACAGTGTCAAAGAGACATTGGAAGAGAGATTTAAAAATGAAAGTGAAGTCTTTGCAGGAGGTCTCCACGGTGCAGAACATGCTTTGATAGGACTGTTCCCACTTCATGTTATGTGTGATAGGTTTGATATTGGTGGGCTTTCTACCAATTATCATGAAGACACTCAAGAAGCTTCAATTTTCATTTATGATGCATACGAAGGAGGAATTGGTATTTGTGAAAAGGCTATTGATGTATTCAGCAAATTAACCAGTTCCACAAGGAATCTGCTTAAGACCTGTGAATGTGAAAACGGATGTCCTTCATGCATATACTCTCCCAAATGCGGAAATGATAATAAGCCATTGCACAAGAAAGCAACTGAGTTTATTTTGGATTACATGTGGGAAGAGATGAATAAGTTATCTCCAGAGGAATTATCAGCATTGGAAAATCAGGATGTGGAAGATAATATATCATATAATGAAACATACTATAATCAAAAAGATAAAAGAAATGCCCATAATTATTATTCTAATGAATCATTTGAAGAAGATATGCTTGAAAGTGAGGATAAAAGTGAGGATAATAAAGAGACTAACCCTTTAGATGAAGCATATGCGGATGCCCTTGAAGAGTTCAATAAGGGAAACTATAGCATTGCTAAAGAAATATTAACCAATATCATAATCAAGGAAGATAGTGCTGATGCATATTATCTCATTGGAAAAATCCTTTATGAACAAGATGATAAGTTAGGGGCGTTATCTTTTGTAAAAAAAGCCATTTCAATTGACCCTGGACATGAAGACGCTAATGAATTCTTGCTTAAATTGAAACATTAA
- a CDS encoding NTP transferase domain-containing protein, with the protein MLTVSAVITAAGKNSRMRKDQENLNIPLQNKLTLPLKNGENSSTIIETTIHNVLNTQNIDECIVVLGHYCDEILPFINNIHDDRLKIIKNDPVMVGLSVSLLNGLQNINSDIALCVTGDQPTVTTETFNNILNTLFNSENPEKTISILRRRKTGKLHTAEGLGMPFAANRLELIKYLNGKDDNLNPILREIFADGFDFYGVKEIHPNELININHYSEYESIL; encoded by the coding sequence ATGCTTACAGTCTCAGCAGTAATAACTGCAGCTGGAAAAAATTCTAGAATGAGAAAAGACCAGGAAAACTTGAATATTCCCCTACAAAACAAACTTACACTTCCATTAAAAAATGGGGAAAATTCCAGTACAATCATTGAAACTACAATTCATAATGTATTGAATACTCAAAATATCGATGAATGTATCGTGGTTCTTGGCCATTACTGTGATGAAATATTGCCTTTTATTAATAATATTCATGATGATAGATTGAAAATTATTAAAAATGACCCTGTGATGGTAGGTCTATCTGTTTCTTTATTAAATGGTCTTCAAAATATTAATTCAGATATTGCATTATGTGTAACTGGAGATCAACCTACAGTCACTACAGAAACTTTCAATAATATTTTAAACACTCTTTTTAACTCAGAAAATCCTGAAAAGACCATTTCCATTCTCAGAAGACGAAAGACTGGAAAACTACACACTGCTGAAGGATTAGGAATGCCTTTTGCAGCTAATAGGTTGGAATTGATTAAATATCTAAATGGTAAGGATGATAATTTAAATCCTATCTTAAGAGAGATATTTGCAGATGGATTTGATTTTTATGGAGTTAAGGAGATTCATCCAAATGAATTAATTAATATAAATCATTACAGTGAATACGAAAGTATTTTATAA
- a CDS encoding exodeoxyribonuclease III → MSELKIISWNVNGIRTRIKNKDVNPVLEKEADILLFQETKTSYEKMDKKFLDKCGYEYYFLKGESARTGGLATFTKEKPCIVRRFFMESADALGRASILNYENFSLIHVYAPVGTGTKAKLNEKIDYLNNLLSFAGLAKDKDVIIAGDFNIAHKEEDISDLDTKVTFTDEEREILNKLESFGFVDAFRSSNKEEKQFTSWKNQEARENNEGARLDYFFVSKSLADKVKSCTILDEIDSSKHAPIELILDI, encoded by the coding sequence ATGAGTGAATTAAAGATTATTTCATGGAATGTAAACGGTATTAGGACTCGTATAAAAAACAAGGATGTAAATCCAGTCTTAGAAAAAGAAGCTGATATCTTATTATTCCAAGAAACAAAAACATCTTATGAAAAAATGGATAAAAAATTCTTGGATAAATGTGGTTATGAATATTATTTCTTAAAAGGAGAAAGCGCTAGAACTGGCGGATTAGCTACATTTACCAAAGAAAAACCTTGTATAGTTAGAAGATTCTTTATGGAATCTGCTGATGCATTAGGAAGGGCATCTATCTTAAATTATGAAAATTTCTCTTTAATTCATGTTTATGCTCCTGTAGGAACTGGTACTAAAGCTAAATTAAATGAAAAGATTGATTATCTTAATAACCTATTATCTTTTGCAGGATTGGCTAAGGATAAGGATGTTATCATTGCTGGTGACTTTAATATTGCTCATAAAGAAGAGGATATTTCTGACTTGGATACTAAAGTTACTTTCACCGATGAAGAAAGGGAAATTCTAAATAAGTTAGAATCATTTGGCTTTGTTGATGCTTTCAGATCATCCAACAAGGAAGAGAAACAATTCACTTCCTGGAAGAATCAAGAAGCTCGTGAAAACAACGAAGGTGCACGTTTAGATTATTTCTTTGTTTCTAAATCATTAGCAGATAAAGTTAAATCATGCACAATTTTAGATGAAATTGATAGCTCTAAACATGCTCCAATAGAGTTAATTTTAGACATTTAA
- a CDS encoding Mur ligase family protein, which translates to MKAAVIGLGVEGKKALNSLLKHDWEVYATDLNVNISLDDLPISLAGVDISPQKDKISFIKDNLSIDLGFNDQEEIDSCDAVVLSPSIWGSKIAEHYKESNKLLCDVITKHKDMFSIGVTGTNGKTTTVTMIKEILENSGKKVLVGGNAGGGFEGYYDLILEAENGDYDVLLVEVCDMTVGFCSYCFDFDLIALTNMGNDHMNVHGSMEGYKDSLKGFFRGKTIFINENQEFGEEFKEVAGSTIEYDETKYDLSLFGKFNKLNAGLSEAIANYIDKNLFKIGESIIKDSLENFKPVKGRLEVLKLNDCEIYIGKSDNSDAIKPILEEVDFSAIFVGTPRHNENHRLDILNEVVKANPEAIILFPGLEDTLDQAKYRLNSLDYKGRIEIANNLDEIIAFVAEFSHENAILIGGNGQENIIKIQDRLKQICDSFNSKDDKLLFE; encoded by the coding sequence ATGAAAGCAGCTGTTATAGGTTTGGGTGTAGAAGGCAAAAAGGCTTTAAATTCCTTATTGAAACATGATTGGGAAGTTTATGCCACAGATTTGAATGTAAATATTAGTCTGGATGATTTGCCTATATCCCTTGCAGGTGTTGACATTTCACCACAAAAAGATAAAATCAGCTTCATTAAAGATAATCTGTCCATTGATTTAGGATTTAACGATCAAGAAGAAATAGATTCATGTGATGCTGTTGTTTTAAGTCCTAGCATATGGGGAAGCAAAATAGCAGAACATTATAAGGAATCAAATAAATTGCTTTGTGATGTTATAACAAAACACAAGGATATGTTCTCTATAGGAGTCACCGGAACCAATGGTAAAACCACTACTGTAACTATGATAAAGGAAATCCTTGAAAATTCCGGGAAAAAAGTTTTAGTTGGAGGCAATGCCGGTGGTGGATTTGAAGGTTACTATGACCTTATCCTGGAAGCAGAAAATGGAGATTATGATGTTTTGCTTGTTGAAGTCTGCGATATGACCGTTGGATTCTGCAGCTATTGTTTTGACTTTGATTTGATTGCCCTTACAAATATGGGAAATGATCATATGAATGTTCATGGTTCAATGGAAGGATATAAGGATTCACTTAAAGGATTTTTCAGAGGCAAAACCATTTTTATCAATGAAAATCAGGAATTTGGCGAAGAGTTTAAGGAAGTTGCTGGATCAACCATTGAATATGATGAAACTAAATATGATTTAAGCTTGTTTGGTAAATTCAATAAATTGAATGCAGGTCTTAGTGAAGCTATAGCAAATTATATTGATAAAAACCTTTTTAAAATTGGTGAAAGCATCATAAAGGATAGTTTAGAAAATTTTAAGCCTGTAAAAGGTAGATTGGAAGTATTGAAATTAAATGATTGCGAGATATATATCGGAAAGTCTGACAATTCCGATGCAATTAAGCCAATATTAGAGGAAGTTGATTTCTCAGCTATCTTTGTAGGAACTCCAAGGCATAATGAAAATCATAGATTAGACATTTTGAATGAAGTTGTAAAGGCTAATCCAGAAGCAATCATTCTCTTTCCAGGATTAGAGGATACATTAGATCAGGCTAAATATAGATTAAATTCACTTGATTATAAAGGAAGAATTGAAATAGCTAACAATCTAGATGAAATCATTGCATTTGTTGCAGAGTTTTCACATGAAAACGCTATTTTAATTGGAGGAAATGGTCAAGAAAACATAATCAAGATACAAGATAGATTAAAGCAGATTTGTGATTCCTTTAATTCTAAGGATGATAAGTTATTATTTGAATAA
- a CDS encoding DEAD/DEAH box helicase — MIDYNEFEEIVVNVLERDISSNEDQKLAISSPKDQSLFIVAGPGSGKTTVMVLKILKFIFVDDISPNEILATTFTRKAASELLSRILSWGDKIKYKLIANYMDKMFSGEITDDSIIKEINRIDFNQINIGTIDSIADELLRIHRQAGTSQPILIEDFVANSVMINECLLKDDRYKHDSLQEYLAEITGKQSNTEEKPKIKNLTMMASILIEIKEHIYYNMVDINNILRNIQSNEIGKQLSLKLILEYAEILKSQNIYDFAMLETEFLRRLNSDSLNVFLNDIKIILVDEYQDTNLLQESIYFKIAKSAIQNGGNITVVGDDDQSLYRFRGASVDLFTNFIERIAKIGIEAKEVNLKTNYRSTENIIDLCNDFVELDDEYQSARVKEKPKIEVPSINGDDSNQVPILGMFRNNEQLLANDLAKFIDELNRNGIVKRKIKRVLTKDDNQKFNSDNKTTLINYRDKGFDLAENEDEIVIELGDDGSAEDIAFLTYSPKELTARGSRTFTFALKKQLGRLRHPIEVFNPRGQDLQNIDCVAVFCGLMLECIDPSSKYQRTNDKLPNAASMNMNVWRRKANSYIKDVNPEPHSPVSLEKFVTHWQIRHPFSSDESSDLKWPIKANLMELAYKLVSWIPEFQEDDEGVVYLKAITQTITQTSFFNKYSANIDFSSPEAEKESINEALLNIFVPIATGGVQIDENLFEVIPSNRFNIMSIHQAKGLEFPLVIVDVGSRFKKNLSKDANLRFPKDADSSSIIQDRIRKYSALSNNNRDSKDMAFDDLTRLYFVAFSRAKDVLLLVGLNPNIDGYKQKEKQMKIPNVALGWNRDEEFIGFDNIFLI; from the coding sequence TTGATAGATTATAATGAATTTGAAGAAATAGTCGTTAATGTTTTAGAAAGGGATATTTCTTCAAATGAAGACCAAAAATTAGCTATTTCATCACCTAAAGATCAATCATTGTTCATTGTTGCAGGACCAGGGTCTGGCAAAACAACCGTAATGGTGCTTAAGATATTGAAGTTCATTTTTGTAGATGACATTTCACCTAATGAGATATTGGCAACCACTTTTACAAGAAAGGCCGCAAGTGAACTGTTATCACGTATTCTTAGTTGGGGAGACAAGATAAAATACAAGCTCATAGCCAATTACATGGATAAGATGTTCAGCGGTGAAATCACTGATGATTCCATAATAAAGGAAATCAATAGAATTGATTTCAATCAGATTAATATAGGAACCATAGACAGCATTGCAGATGAATTATTGCGTATTCATCGTCAAGCGGGAACAAGCCAACCTATTTTAATTGAGGATTTCGTTGCAAATTCAGTTATGATAAATGAGTGCCTTCTTAAGGATGACAGATATAAGCATGACTCATTGCAAGAGTATTTGGCAGAGATTACTGGAAAGCAATCAAATACTGAAGAAAAGCCTAAAATAAAGAATCTGACCATGATGGCAAGCATATTGATTGAAATCAAGGAACACATTTACTACAATATGGTAGACATCAATAATATCTTAAGAAATATTCAATCTAATGAAATAGGAAAGCAATTGTCTTTAAAGCTAATTTTAGAATATGCAGAAATACTTAAAAGCCAAAACATCTATGATTTTGCAATGCTTGAAACTGAATTCTTAAGAAGATTGAATTCAGATAGCTTAAATGTATTCTTGAATGATATAAAAATCATTTTAGTTGATGAATATCAGGATACAAACCTATTGCAAGAGAGCATTTACTTTAAAATTGCTAAATCAGCCATTCAAAATGGGGGAAACATTACAGTAGTAGGGGATGATGACCAGTCTTTATATAGGTTTAGAGGAGCTAGTGTAGATTTATTCACTAATTTCATTGAAAGAATAGCTAAGATTGGTATTGAGGCAAAGGAAGTTAATCTGAAAACCAATTACAGATCCACAGAAAATATCATTGACTTATGCAATGACTTTGTTGAATTGGATGATGAATACCAATCAGCAAGGGTTAAGGAAAAGCCAAAGATTGAAGTCCCAAGCATTAATGGTGATGATTCAAATCAAGTGCCTATTTTAGGCATGTTCAGAAACAATGAGCAGCTTCTTGCCAATGATTTGGCCAAATTCATTGATGAATTAAATAGAAATGGAATAGTTAAACGTAAGATTAAAAGAGTTTTAACTAAAGATGATAATCAGAAATTCAATTCAGACAATAAGACAACTTTAATCAATTATAGAGATAAAGGATTTGATTTGGCAGAAAATGAAGATGAAATAGTTATTGAACTTGGAGATGATGGTTCTGCTGAAGATATTGCATTTTTAACTTATTCTCCAAAAGAACTAACTGCAAGAGGCAGTCGTACATTTACCTTTGCATTAAAAAAGCAATTGGGAAGGCTTAGGCATCCTATTGAAGTATTTAACCCTAGAGGTCAGGATTTGCAGAATATAGATTGTGTAGCTGTATTTTGCGGTTTGATGTTGGAATGCATAGATCCAAGTTCAAAATATCAAAGGACTAATGATAAATTGCCTAATGCTGCAAGCATGAATATGAATGTTTGGCGTAGAAAGGCAAATTCATACATTAAGGATGTCAATCCAGAGCCTCATTCACCGGTTTCATTAGAGAAATTCGTAACGCATTGGCAAATAAGACATCCATTTTCTTCCGATGAATCAAGTGACCTTAAATGGCCTATAAAAGCAAATCTAATGGAATTGGCATATAAATTGGTCAGTTGGATTCCTGAATTCCAGGAAGATGATGAAGGTGTAGTGTATCTGAAGGCAATCACTCAAACAATTACACAGACAAGTTTCTTTAATAAGTATTCAGCAAATATCGATTTTTCTTCACCGGAAGCGGAAAAGGAATCAATAAATGAGGCATTGCTAAACATCTTCGTTCCAATTGCCACTGGTGGAGTGCAGATTGATGAGAATTTATTTGAAGTCATTCCTTCAAATCGTTTTAATATCATGTCCATTCATCAGGCAAAGGGATTGGAATTTCCTCTTGTAATTGTTGATGTTGGATCAAGATTTAAGAAGAACCTATCTAAAGATGCTAATTTAAGATTCCCTAAAGATGCTGATTCCTCTTCCATTATTCAAGATAGGATAAGAAAATACAGTGCACTGTCTAATAATAATAGGGATTCTAAAGACATGGCATTTGATGATTTGACAAGATTGTATTTTGTTGCATTCTCCAGGGCAAAAGATGTTTTGCTATTAGTAGGATTAAATCCAAACATTGATGGATATAAACAAAAAGAAAAACAAATGAAAATACCTAATGTTGCATTAGGTTGGAATAGGGATGAAGAATTTATAGGTTTTGACAATATATTTTTAATTTAA
- a CDS encoding DUF169 domain-containing protein — MDYKKEDNEKTAEVLKEKLNLTRLPVAIKFFNDESEIPDGVEKIVETLRHCEMVTKAADGAIFYSTAAEQKCKGGSSAMGLEPLPPKIASGEFYYNLGRFDSVETAKSVIDNIPRKDEQSLGIIYAPLEKADFIPDVVVVITLPKFGMYISQGIVYNHGGKVESSCAGIQSLCADAVSGPYVSNKVNTTLACNGSRGYAGIEDEEIIIGLPCDSLKPLLEAFENI; from the coding sequence ATGGATTATAAAAAGGAAGATAATGAAAAAACTGCAGAAGTTTTAAAAGAGAAACTTAACTTAACTAGACTTCCAGTAGCTATTAAGTTTTTCAATGATGAAAGTGAAATTCCAGATGGTGTTGAAAAAATAGTTGAAACACTTAGACACTGTGAAATGGTTACTAAAGCAGCTGACGGGGCTATATTCTATTCAACTGCTGCAGAACAAAAATGTAAAGGCGGATCAAGTGCAATGGGATTGGAACCTCTCCCACCTAAGATCGCTTCTGGAGAATTCTATTATAATTTAGGTAGGTTTGATAGTGTTGAAACCGCCAAATCAGTAATAGACAATATTCCAAGAAAAGACGAGCAAAGCTTAGGAATCATCTATGCACCTTTAGAAAAAGCTGATTTTATTCCAGATGTAGTTGTTGTTATCACACTACCTAAATTCGGCATGTACATTTCACAAGGAATTGTCTACAATCATGGAGGCAAAGTGGAATCCAGCTGTGCAGGAATTCAATCATTATGTGCAGATGCTGTAAGTGGCCCTTACGTAAGCAATAAGGTTAACACTACTTTAGCATGCAATGGTTCTAGAGGTTATGCTGGTATCGAAGATGAGGAAATCATCATAGGTTTACCTTGTGATAGTCTTAAACCATTACTGGAAGCATTTGAAAATATATAA